Genomic DNA from Pseudodesulfovibrio sp. JC047:
GTTCGATTCAGCTCCGGCTTTGATCGCCATGATGGATACTTCGGCAGAACCATCAGCAATAACGCCCTCGGTAGTGGTTTCATATTCAAAACCATCGCCCCGTTTCCATATCGTTCCAATCGGGAGCACACTTCCATCTGATCCGTTAAGCGTGATCGGTCCAGAAGACTTTGACGCCGCCTTGCGCCGTTTTCCCCAAATGGAAGCCCAGCGTTCAAGTTGCTCGACTTCGGCTGTGTCCGGCATCCCCTGCAAGGCAATCCAGTCCAGATAGCCATAAAGGCCATGCACGGCCCCCGCTTGCATCTTGGCCAAAATGTTCAACAGCATTCGGCGCAGGCTGGCATCGGCCCCGTCAAGACGGCTTTCGATGTCGGCCACGCTCCTATCGATCAGTTCCTTGAGGCTCGGACGGTCAAAAGGCATTACATTTTCTCCCAAAGATACTCGAATTTATAATCAAGGGCGGGGGCATCTGGACGGAAGATCCTGACTAACAGGCCAAGAACGCCGGTGCGAACCCACCATGTATCGACGGATACGGACTCGGCAACGCCGTCTCCCACCATCCAGTCCAGGGCTTCCTGAGCGTATTCCCTGGCTCTCATCCGGACGGACGGGAGTTGCTTCTCGCGGCTGAGCAGCCACAAACGGGAACCGATTTCATCCCCTGCGACTTCGGGGTAGGCGTCCGCCCACCAACCGCGCCGGTCACCGGAGTTGTCCGGCAGAACATCGTCGGCCTTGGCCCTGCGATCCACAAACAAAGACAGGATAACGGCGGTTTTCAAGCCGTCGTCGCGGACGAGCTGCAAATCTTCCAGGGTCAGGTCCGCGCCCATTTCTTTCCAGATCAATCCTGCGTCCATTACTGCTCCTGATTCGGCGATTCCGTGGTGCCGCCGCTGTCACCCGGATGATTGTGTCCATTAAAGACCTGCCGCATTCCGTTTATGGTTCTGGAGTTGCCGCTACCGGTTTGGTCCAGAATGTCCTTTTCAGCCTCGACGCGGCCTGTAAACCGTGCGAGCGGGGTGTCGAACAGGGCTTCGGTTCCGGCCTTCATTTTGACAATCCGGCCACGTTGGAAATGAATATAATCGCCCTCGTCCGTATAGAGAGCTACTTCGCCGCCCTTCATTCCTTTGAGCCGATACCGGCGATCGTCAACGTTGATGACAACGGTATGCGATCGGTGTCCACCGACGGACAGGGTTATGGCTTCGGCTCCGGGATGCGGAACGGAGGTAAAGCCGTACTGCTGGAAGCGTTCAAGACTATCAAGGAGTTCCTCGCCGAGAATCCGGGTCTGGAGTTCCTGGAGCGTGGTGTCGTCATCAATCATGACCAACACGGCCCTGGAGACCATGAGCGCCAGCCTGCGACGGATAGGCCTGAGCATCTTTTCAACGGCGCGGATCACCATGCTTCCTCCTTTCCCGGTTCAGGCAATTCAATGCGGTCAAAGGCCTGACGTGGCAAAAGGGAAAGCCCGGTAGTAAAACCACGTTCATTCAATGTCAGGTCAACTTCCACGATCAGGCGGTCCTCATTGATGCCGAGGAAAGAATCGCGAACTGGCACCATGAAACCGGGTCGCCAAAGGCCACCGGAGTGGAACCAGCCACGCACGGTGTAGTTAATTCGTTTGCTTCGGCCAAAACGGACGTTTCTTTCCCATTCGGCGCGATCATTGGCCGCCGCTTCGTCGATTTGTTCTTCGGCCAGGATAGTCAGGGGACGATGACGATTGACGGCGGCGTCCTTGGCCATGCCCATGGGGTGGGCGGCGGCTTCGGTGTTCCATTCGTCGGTACCGGACATCTGCCCTTTGACCTGATAGCGGCTGAATCGATCCCGGTGGGAGATTTTGCCATTGGCTTTCAGGATGTTTTCGCCGAGCTCAAGGGGCGTTTTAATTCGCCGCGTCCCGGCACGGTCAATGACGAGATTGCCAAGCCCATCGGACAGCAACAGCACCGCGCGAATCCGGGCAGCCGATTCCAGGGTCTCAAAAACGGAATCGCCTTCATTGTTCTTCAGCCGCGAAAACGAGCCGCCCACGTCTGTGGAGACCTTGACGCCTACTCCAAAGGGTTTGCACAACTCCTTGGCCACTTCGGCAAGAGTCCTGCCGGAGAATTGTGTCGAGGGTGCCGAGCTGTCGACCAGGTCTCCGGTTTTATCACGGCCCGAGACCGTGATTCCGTGGCTTTTGGCATCATATTCGATGGCAACGTCATCCACATGACCAGCGATAATCGGTGTCCCGTCAATGCTCACGGTGCAGGCTGCCCCCGGATTGATGGGGCGGACCTTTGCCTGTCCGGCCCAGCGGTCCTTGAGGCCTAATTCAAATGTTGCGGTCAGTTGCTCCAAGCCACGTCGAATGGTGATCCGTTTCCAGCCGCCGAATTCGCGGCCGTCGATCTTGAGGCGCACGTCCGGGTTAGTCATTGGTCAGGACCTCCAGCTTGACGCCGCCGGGTATTGCTCCGGGATGGCGCACCCAGTTGCGGCGACATATTTCGTCAGCGCGGGATGCATCACCGTAAATAGCGTGTGCCAATGCCAACCCCGGCAAAGTTGCTGACGGGGTGTATGATGTGAGCCGGGGCAGGCCCGCGCGGTCTGCGAAATCCTTGACCACGGCGACTCGCAATTCGGTTAAGGCCAAATACACGGGGTCGGTCGCGCTGGCGGCTTCATCTTCCAAGCTGTTGACCAGGACGTCGCGGACAGTTTGGGCATCATCGAAAGTGTCAAAGGTCATGGTCGAAGCAGCAACTGCCGCTTCGGTCATGGACGTACGCCGAATCAGACCGGACACGGCCTCGGCATTTTGGGATGCTTTGGCTCCCATTGTGGACAAGGGCGACGCCGCCGGGACGGAGCCGGAATAGATAAAAAGATCGCTGGTCGCTGAAACCGGAGTCTTCACTCGTTGAACGGATAAACCGTCTGAGGAAGACGAGCCAATCCAGTTTTGCGGAAAAAGGCCGGAAACAATGCCG
This window encodes:
- a CDS encoding phage baseplate assembly protein, which codes for MTNPDVRLKIDGREFGGWKRITIRRGLEQLTATFELGLKDRWAGQAKVRPINPGAACTVSIDGTPIIAGHVDDVAIEYDAKSHGITVSGRDKTGDLVDSSAPSTQFSGRTLAEVAKELCKPFGVGVKVSTDVGGSFSRLKNNEGDSVFETLESAARIRAVLLLSDGLGNLVIDRAGTRRIKTPLELGENILKANGKISHRDRFSRYQVKGQMSGTDEWNTEAAAHPMGMAKDAAVNRHRPLTILAEEQIDEAAANDRAEWERNVRFGRSKRINYTVRGWFHSGGLWRPGFMVPVRDSFLGINEDRLIVEVDLTLNERGFTTGLSLLPRQAFDRIELPEPGKEEAW
- a CDS encoding phage baseplate assembly protein V; amino-acid sequence: MVIRAVEKMLRPIRRRLALMVSRAVLVMIDDDTTLQELQTRILGEELLDSLERFQQYGFTSVPHPGAEAITLSVGGHRSHTVVINVDDRRYRLKGMKGGEVALYTDEGDYIHFQRGRIVKMKAGTEALFDTPLARFTGRVEAEKDILDQTGSGNSRTINGMRQVFNGHNHPGDSGGTTESPNQEQ
- a CDS encoding baseplate J/gp47 family protein, with product MPFDRPSLKELIDRSVADIESRLDGADASLRRMLLNILAKMQAGAVHGLYGYLDWIALQGMPDTAEVEQLERWASIWGKRRKAASKSSGPITLNGSDGSVLPIGTIWKRGDGFEYETTTEGVIADGSAEVSIMAIKAGAESNASAGTQLKLLSPVAGVQSTAIASELAGGTDVESDEDLRGRLLARIRQAPHGGATFDYVQWALDVPGVTR
- a CDS encoding phage GP46 family protein, which codes for MDAGLIWKEMGADLTLEDLQLVRDDGLKTAVILSLFVDRRAKADDVLPDNSGDRRGWWADAYPEVAGDEIGSRLWLLSREKQLPSVRMRAREYAQEALDWMVGDGVAESVSVDTWWVRTGVLGLLVRIFRPDAPALDYKFEYLWEKM